A genome region from Equus caballus isolate H_3958 breed thoroughbred chromosome 19, TB-T2T, whole genome shotgun sequence includes the following:
- the WDR53 gene encoding WD repeat-containing protein 53 isoform X2: MLWNLQKARPLWITNLQEEETEEMESPQSPGQLLNPALAHSVSVASCGNIFSCGAEDGKVRIFRVMGVKCEQELGFKGHTLGVSQVCFLPESYLLLTGGNDGKIILWDVSSEVEKKQKSPTKHTHRKKTKRATYTKQGGNANASVTDEEHGKILPKLSIEHGEKVNWLLSTKIKGCENILVADQTSSISVYPLNGI; the protein is encoded by the coding sequence ATGCTCTGGAACCTTCAGAAAGCCCGGCCACTCTGGATTACAAATTTAcaggaggaggaaacagaagaaatggaaagccCACAATCACCTGGTCAGCTTTTAAACCCTGCTCTAGCTCACTCAGTGTCTGTGGCGTCGTGCGGcaatatttttagttgtggtgcAGAAGATGGTAAGGTTCGAATCTTTAGGGTGATGGGAGTCAAGTGTGAACAAGAACTGGGATTTAAGGGCCACACTTTGGGAGTATCCCAGGTCTGCTTTCTGCCAGAATCCTATTTGCTGCTTACTGGAGGAAATGATGGGAAGATAATATTGTGGGATGTAAGCAGTGAAGTTGAGAAAAAACAGAAGAGTCCTACAAAACATACCCAcaggaagaaaactaaaagagCAACTTATACCAAGCAGGGTGGAAACGCTAATGCTTCAGTAACAGATGAAGAGCATGGCAAAATTTTACCAAAGCTAAGTATTGAACATGGAGAAAAAGTGAACTGGCTCTTGAGTACAAAAATAAAGGGATGCGAAAATATATTAGTAGCTGATCAAACTAGCTCTATATCTGTATATCCCTTAAATGGGATTTAA